The window CTTAAAATTAAAATATGCTTCTGTCAAAAAATGGTATGGATAAGTGTAAAAAAAGGCGAAAATAAGAATGTTATAATTTCTAATTGTAGAATGCAATTGAAGCATATAGGAAGATACCAAGCATTATGGCGGACATAAAAAAAGCTCCTTTCGCAGTCAACGCTGCGAGGAGCTTTTTATACGGGAATAATAAGTGTAAAGGTGGTGCCTTTTCCTTTTTCACTATCTACTTTTATCGTCCCCTTCATTTTATGGATAGTACTGTAAACCATCAGCATGCCAAGGCCTGTTCCATGTTTTTTCGTAGAATAATATGGCTTGCCGAGCCAGGAAATCTCATCTTCTGTCATTCCGATACCGTTGTCTTTAATTGCGATGATAATTTGATTCTTTCGCCCTGATACAGCAATCATGAGTGTCCCGCCAATTTCTTTCATTGCTTCAATGCCGTTTTTACAGAGGTTAATCAAGCATTGCTGGATTTGATTTTTATCATATTTTTTAAGAAGAGAATTTTTAAAAGAGAGTTGAATTTCTACATGATGCATATGAGCGTAAGGCAGTAGAATATTTTTGGTATACTCGACTTCTTCTTTAAAATTCGATAAAACCATGTTTTCACTTTGTGGCTTTGAAAAAGCAAGAAAGTCACTGACTATTTGCTCGGCTCGATTTAATTCCTGCAAGGAAAAGTGAATATATTCTTTCTCCTTTTGGGGAATCTCATTTGACTCCCTTAGTAGCTGTAGAAACCCGTTGGTTACCGTTAATGGATTGCGAATTTCATGGGCAACACTGGCGGATAATTCACTAATGATGTGAAAACGCTCTGTGTGTAAAAAGGCTTCTCGAGCTTTTACATTGGCAATTATTTTTTCAATTAAAAACATAAGAATAATTGTCATGAAAAAATAGGTTGTCAAAGAATGAATAACAAGGAG of the Bacillus tuaregi genome contains:
- a CDS encoding sensor histidine kinase, which translates into the protein MLESLLLNFLILLLPVLAYLIFFEDRFYQYVLRMPVVVLLAAISMVLSMSFPIHLESGFIFDLRLIPLIMVALYGGYKYAFILYLVLISYRCLIIGGDGSIQAFLYNTALFPFITLWSNKFRQLEPRSRICLAGVIAFFSILFYLITLAPQIPLNQEFWLLVIHSLTTYFFMTIILMFLIEKIIANVKAREAFLHTERFHIISELSASVAHEIRNPLTVTNGFLQLLRESNEIPQKEKEYIHFSLQELNRAEQIVSDFLAFSKPQSENMVLSNFKEEVEYTKNILLPYAHMHHVEIQLSFKNSLLKKYDKNQIQQCLINLCKNGIEAMKEIGGTLMIAVSGRKNQIIIAIKDNGIGMTEDEISWLGKPYYSTKKHGTGLGMLMVYSTIHKMKGTIKVDSEKGKGTTFTLIIPV